One Dromiciops gliroides isolate mDroGli1 chromosome 3, mDroGli1.pri, whole genome shotgun sequence DNA segment encodes these proteins:
- the LOC122748384 gene encoding LOW QUALITY PROTEIN: olfactory receptor 14C36-like (The sequence of the model RefSeq protein was modified relative to this genomic sequence to represent the inferred CDS: inserted 2 bases in 1 codon) → MSNLTTVVTEFLLMGFSDTRELQILYSLLFFLIYSAGLMGNLLIVIITTFDRRLHTPMYFFLRNLSIVDACFISTTLPQASVNSLVNNRAISVTGCEAQVFLVVFLAYFEXLLTVMARDRYVAICHPLHYLVIMSPRVCMQMTLSCLFTGLLYAGFHTGYTFQLSFCQSNVIHQFFCDIPSLLKISCSETFGNTLSLLASALVVGVGCFAFITASYIRILSTVLKFPVKEDQRKAFSTCVPHIIVVSLFLISGSYVYLQPPSSSGSIKNMIFSIFYSVIPPFLNPIIYSLRNKQIKESLGIVVKRNILLKNKG, encoded by the exons atgtcTAACTTGACCACTGTTGTGACTGAATTTCTCCTCATGGGGTTTTCTGACACCCGAGAGCTACAGATCTTGtactctttgcttttctttctcatttactcAGCAGGCTTGATGGGGAATCtcctcattgtcatcatcaccacctttGACAGGAGACTCCACACCCCCATGTACTTCTTCCTTAGGAATCTGTCTATTGTGGATGCCTGCTTCATATCAACAACCTTGCCCCAGGCATCAGTTAACTCCCTGGTGAACAACAGAGCTATCTCAGTTACTGGATGTGAAGCTCAGGTATTTCTGGTGGTTTTCCTTGCATATTTTGA TTTACTCACTGTCATGGCCCGTGATCGCTATGTTGCCATATGCCACCCACTGCACTATCTAGTGATCATGAGTCCCCGGGTCTGTATGCAGATGACCTTATCTTGTTTGTTCACTGGCCTTCTGTATGCAGGTTTCCATACTGGTTACACATTTCAATTGTCTTTCTGCCAATCCAATGTGATCCACCAGTTCTTCTGTGATATCCCCTCTCTTCTCAAGATTTCTTGCTCAGAGACATTTGGCAATACATTATCCTTGCTTGCCTCTGCTCTAGTAGTTGGGGTTGGCTGCTTTGCCTTCATCACTGCATCTTACATTAGGATATTGTCCACTGTGCTCAAATTTCCAGTGAAAGAAGACCAAAGAAAAGCCTTCTCTACTTGTGTCCCCCACATCATTGTGGTTTCTTTGTTCCTTATTTCAGGATCTTATGTGTACCTACAACCACCTTCAAGTTCTGGCTCCATTAAAAATATGATCTTTTCAATATTCTATTCTGTAATACCTCCCTTTCTGAACCCTATTATATATAGTCTACGTAATAAACAGATAAAAGAGTCATTAGGAATAGTCGTGAagagaaatattttgttaaaGAATAAAGGATGA
- the LOC122748385 gene encoding olfactory receptor 14C36-like produces the protein MSNLTIAVTEFLLMGFSDIRELQILYSFLFFLIYSAGLMGNLLIVIITTFDRRLHTPMYFFLRNLSIVDACFISTTLPQASVNSLMNNRAVSIIGCAAQIFLVVFLGYFEFTLLTVMAHDRYVAICHPLHYPVIMSPRVCMQMTLTCLFTGLLYAGFHTGYTFQLSFCQSNVLHQFFCDIPSLLKISCSETFGNTLSLLASALVVGVGCFVCITASYIRILSTVLKFPVKEDQRKAFSTCVPHIIVVSLFLISVLYVYLQPPSSSGSIKDVFFSLFYSMITPFLNPIIYSLRNKQIKEALKIVMKRKHSLKSKG, from the coding sequence ATGTCTAACTTGACCATTGCTGTGACTGAATTTCTCCTCATGGGGTTTTCTGACATCAGAGAGCTGCAGAtcttgtattcttttcttttctttctcatttactcAGCAGGCTTGATGGGGAATCTCcttattgtcatcatcaccacctttGATAGGAGACTCCACACCCCTATGTACTTTTTTCTTAGGAATCTGTCCATTGTAGATGCCTGCTTCATATCAACAACCTTGCCCCAGGCATCTGTTAACTCCCTCATGAACAACAGAGCTGTCTCAATCATTGGATGTGCAGCTCAGATATTTCTGGTGGTTTTCCTTGGATATTTTGAGTTTACTTTGCTCACTGTCATGGCCCATGATCGCTATGTTGCCATATGCCACCCACTGCACTATCCAGTGATCATGAGTCCCCGGGTCTGTATGCAGATGACCCTAACCTGCTTGTTCACTGGCCTTCTGTATGCAGGTTTCCACACTGGTTACACATTTCAATTGTCTTTCTGCCAATCCAATGTGCTCCACCAGTTCTTCTGTGATATCCCCTCTCTTCTCAAGATTTCTTGCTCAGAGACATTTGGCAATACATTATCCTTGCTTGCCTCTGCCCTGGTAGTTGGGGTTGGCTGCTTTGTCTGCATCACTGCATCTTACATTAGGATATTGTCCACTGTGCTGAAATTTCCTGTGAAAGAAGACCAAAGAAAAGCCTTCTCTACTTGTGTCCCCCACATCATTGTGGTTTCTTTGTTCCTTATTTCAGTCCTTTACGTGTACCTACAACCACCTTCAAGTTCTGGCTCcattaaagatgtatttttttcattattctattCCATGATAACTCCCTTTCTGAACCCTATTATATACAGTCTACGTAATAAACAGATAAAAGAGGCTCTAAAAATAGTAATGAAGAGAAAACATTCCTTAAAGAGTAAAGGATGA